A region from the Variovorax paradoxus genome encodes:
- a CDS encoding primosomal protein N': protein MPAATGWRLDIAVQTPAHAALGDLLSYASPAPLVPGTLVRVPLGRREVLGVVWNEPSALDGAEPDMALKPVGAALDALAPLGDAWRDLVAFAARYYQRSIGEIALAALPPQLRDLSGTQLARRLKRKTTTGPVAETAEAAHPVALSAEQTAALDRIEAEAGTFLLVGSTGSGKTEVYLRCVADLLAGDPGAQALVMVPEINLTPQLEARFKARFGDDAVVSLHSGMTNPQRLASWLAAHSGAARIVLGTRMAVFASMPGLKLVVVDEEHDPSYKQQEGARYSARDLAVWRGQREGAKVILGSATPSLESWHQSRPAQGEDPGGRYLRLAMPSRIGAGELPTVRLVDMNLQPPKTVLSGALLEAIGQRIARGEQSMVFLNRRGYAPVLACADCGWKSECPHCSAYRVFHKIDRTLRCHHCGFTERVPRACPSCGNPDIAPVGRGTERLEEHLAELFAAVTRPDGSAVRIARIDADSTRKQGALESQLAAVHAGEVDVLVGTQMIAKGHDFRRITLVAAVNPDGALFSSDFRAPERLFSLLMQSAGRAGRDAAYLAAQGATAEMWIQTHHAQHPLFSALRKHDYTAFARQQLEERAAAGMPPFAFQALLRADARTQEAAQAFLNAASAAADALEGADRVVRYPAVPLAIQRVANVERAQMLIESPSRAALQRLLAQWQPLLHALRRTPEGKGVIRWLVDVDPHSI, encoded by the coding sequence TGCAGCGCTTGGCGACCTGCTGAGCTACGCCAGCCCCGCCCCCTTGGTGCCCGGCACGCTGGTGCGGGTGCCGCTGGGCCGGCGCGAGGTGCTGGGCGTGGTCTGGAACGAGCCAAGCGCGCTGGACGGCGCCGAGCCCGACATGGCGCTCAAGCCGGTGGGCGCCGCGCTGGACGCGCTGGCCCCGCTCGGCGACGCCTGGCGCGACCTCGTGGCCTTTGCCGCGCGCTACTACCAGCGCTCGATCGGCGAAATCGCCCTGGCCGCCCTGCCGCCGCAGCTGCGCGACCTGAGCGGCACGCAACTGGCGCGCCGGCTCAAGCGCAAGACGACGACGGGGCCGGTGGCCGAGACGGCCGAAGCCGCCCACCCGGTGGCCCTGAGCGCAGAGCAGACCGCCGCGCTGGACCGCATCGAGGCTGAAGCCGGCACCTTCCTGCTGGTCGGGAGCACCGGCAGCGGCAAGACCGAGGTCTACCTGCGCTGCGTGGCCGACCTGCTCGCGGGCGACCCTGGCGCGCAGGCGCTGGTGATGGTGCCCGAGATCAACCTGACGCCGCAGCTCGAAGCCCGCTTCAAGGCGCGCTTCGGCGACGATGCGGTGGTGTCGCTGCACAGCGGCATGACCAACCCGCAGCGGCTCGCGAGCTGGCTCGCGGCGCACAGCGGCGCCGCGCGCATCGTGCTGGGCACGCGCATGGCGGTGTTCGCCTCGATGCCGGGCCTGAAGCTCGTGGTGGTCGACGAGGAGCACGACCCCAGCTACAAGCAGCAGGAAGGCGCGCGGTATTCGGCGCGCGATCTCGCCGTCTGGCGCGGCCAGCGCGAGGGCGCGAAGGTCATCCTCGGCTCGGCGACGCCCTCGCTCGAAAGCTGGCACCAGAGCCGCCCCGCCCAGGGCGAAGACCCGGGCGGGCGTTACCTGCGGCTGGCCATGCCTTCACGCATCGGCGCCGGCGAACTGCCCACGGTGCGGCTGGTCGACATGAACCTGCAGCCGCCCAAGACCGTGCTCTCGGGCGCGCTGCTCGAGGCCATCGGCCAGCGCATTGCGCGCGGCGAGCAGAGCATGGTGTTCCTGAACCGCCGCGGCTATGCGCCGGTGCTGGCCTGCGCCGACTGCGGCTGGAAAAGCGAATGCCCGCACTGCAGCGCCTACCGCGTGTTCCACAAGATCGACCGCACGCTGCGCTGCCACCACTGCGGCTTCACCGAACGCGTGCCGCGCGCCTGCCCGTCCTGCGGCAACCCCGACATCGCGCCCGTGGGCCGCGGCACCGAAAGGCTCGAAGAACACCTCGCGGAACTGTTCGCCGCCGTGACGCGGCCCGACGGCAGCGCAGTTCGCATCGCGCGCATCGACGCCGACAGCACCAGGAAGCAGGGCGCGCTCGAATCGCAGCTCGCGGCCGTGCATGCGGGCGAGGTGGACGTGCTGGTGGGCACGCAGATGATTGCCAAGGGGCACGACTTCCGGCGCATCACGCTGGTGGCGGCGGTGAACCCCGACGGCGCGCTGTTCTCCAGCGACTTCCGCGCGCCCGAGCGCCTATTCAGCCTGCTGATGCAGTCGGCCGGCCGCGCGGGCCGCGACGCCGCCTACCTGGCGGCGCAGGGCGCCACGGCCGAGATGTGGATCCAGACGCACCATGCGCAGCATCCGCTTTTTTCTGCGCTGCGAAAGCACGACTACACGGCCTTCGCGCGGCAGCAACTCGAAGAACGCGCCGCCGCCGGCATGCCGCCCTTTGCATTTCAGGCGCTGCTGCGTGCCGACGCGCGCACGCAGGAAGCCGCGCAGGCTTTCCTGAACGCGGCAAGTGCGGCCGCCGATGCGCTTGAAGGTGCCGACCGGGTGGTGCGCTATCCCGCGGTGCCGCTTGCGATCCAGCGCGTTGCCAACGTGGAAAGAGCGCAAATGCTGATCGAAAGCCCCTCGCGCGCCGCGCTGCAGCGCCTGCTGGCGCAGTGGCAGCCGCTGCTGCACGCGCTGCGGCGCACGCCGGAAGGCAAGGGCGTGATCCGCTGGCTGGTCGACGTCGATCCGCACAGCATCTAG